A single window of Rubripirellula lacrimiformis DNA harbors:
- a CDS encoding type II secretion system F family protein — MPTFTYSARDMSGKLINGTLDAAGQREATAMLAEKSLFPVEVKEAVGNTSIASLTGRKKKVNGQTMALFYSQLASLLRAGVPMMRSLTVLGNQSSNSTLKEVMGEIKGKVEDGQPLGDAMSKFPRVFSEMGCNMVRAGSEGGFLEDALERVGAFTELQEDLKGRTVSAMAYPIFLFSVGSVVLTALLVFFVPKFDMLFERLRKKGEMPRMTEWLLSFSGFLQSYGWILLIAVAIAGFAINLKMKTDAGKDLADRIKLKIPVLGDILMSLAVARFCRVLGTLLGNGVPILKSLEIAGSAAGNRLLTRSIADATENIKSGESLATPLRSSGYFPQSVAEMISVGEESNSLDTVLPDIADSLEKTTFRRLDLFVRLLEPMMLLVMAILVLGVVLALLVPVLKSSTTL, encoded by the coding sequence TCCGCCCGCGACATGTCGGGCAAACTGATCAACGGTACCTTGGATGCCGCCGGCCAGCGTGAAGCGACGGCGATGTTGGCCGAAAAGTCGTTGTTCCCTGTGGAAGTCAAAGAGGCGGTCGGCAACACTTCGATTGCCAGCCTGACGGGGCGAAAGAAGAAGGTCAACGGACAAACGATGGCGTTGTTCTACAGCCAGTTGGCGTCGTTGCTTCGGGCCGGCGTGCCCATGATGCGATCGTTGACGGTGCTGGGGAACCAAAGTTCCAACTCGACGCTCAAAGAGGTGATGGGCGAAATCAAGGGCAAGGTCGAAGATGGCCAGCCGCTTGGCGACGCGATGTCAAAGTTCCCGCGCGTGTTCAGCGAAATGGGATGCAATATGGTCCGGGCCGGCAGCGAAGGCGGCTTCCTAGAGGATGCGTTGGAACGTGTCGGAGCGTTCACGGAACTGCAAGAAGACCTGAAGGGACGCACGGTCAGCGCGATGGCGTACCCGATCTTCCTGTTCTCGGTCGGTAGTGTGGTGCTGACCGCGTTGTTGGTCTTCTTTGTGCCGAAGTTCGACATGCTGTTCGAACGCCTGCGCAAAAAAGGCGAGATGCCGCGGATGACGGAGTGGTTGCTAAGCTTCAGCGGATTCCTACAAAGCTACGGCTGGATCCTGTTGATCGCGGTCGCTATCGCCGGGTTCGCGATCAATCTAAAGATGAAAACCGACGCCGGGAAAGATCTGGCGGACCGAATCAAACTGAAGATCCCCGTGCTAGGCGACATTCTAATGAGTCTAGCGGTGGCCAGGTTCTGTCGGGTCCTAGGCACGCTGCTGGGCAACGGCGTCCCGATCCTCAAGTCACTCGAAATCGCCGGTTCGGCCGCCGGCAACCGACTGCTAACTCGATCGATCGCAGACGCGACCGAGAACATCAAGAGCGGCGAGAGCTTGGCAACGCCACTGCGCAGCAGCGGCTATTTCCCTCAGTCCGTCGCGGAAATGATCAGCGTCGGCGAAGAAAGCAACTCGCTAGACACCGTGCTTCCCGACATCGCCGACTCACTAGAAAAGACAACCTTCCGGAGGTTGGATCTGTTCGTGCGACTGCTAGAACCCATGATGTTGCTGGTGATGGCAATCTTGGTCCTAGGAGTGGTCCTAGCACTGCTAGTACCAGTGCTGAAGAGCAGCACAACGCTGTAA